CTTGTACAGGTGCGTCAAGAAATAGATTACATGTATCGGGATAAGTAGCTGCGAGTTCGTCATCTGTGTAGCATACAAACGAAGCTGGGACATATTCTACAAACGTATTACCATCCACACACGACAGGAACAGATCTGTAGGGTGATCGGCCATCAGACCTATTCGTTCCACATACATTCCATTTCCACCGCCAACGTAATAAGCCTCCATTATACCGTCCATTGAATCCAGTTGGTCATCTAACAGCAGGGAAAAGTAATAACTGGTCAACTCTTCACCTTGATAATTCAATGTTCCTACAGAATCAATAAGCATTGTATCTTGAGTTTCTGAACATCCGAAGTCAAGGTTAACAATACGGGTGTCTCCCGCCTGAACATTGAAGTCAAACATGAACTTGAACTCACCATCAACAAGTTGAAGAATGGAATCATTGCTTTGCCTGAAATAACTGTTCGACTCATGATATTCCGTCTGTGTAGGACTCCAAGCAATCCTCCTTTCTTTTTTTAGGACCTTAACATCAGGGAACCCATTTATTAACGTATCACCCACATACAAATAATGATATAGCTCTGGAGGACTTGCTGACCCAGGATTGTAATACACCCACCTCGCGCCTGGTAAACAAAAATCCGTCTGCGCAAATATGTGAGTGTTCACAACAATGATGGAGAGGAATGCGAATAGCTGTTTCATAACACTAAAGCTACAGATTTCCCCAACAAAAAAGGCCGCATCCCTGCGACCTTTTTCGTTTTCTCATTTTATCGTTTATCAGTCCTCGCTCGTAAGTGAAGCTGAAAGATATTCTCGGTTCATCCGGGCAATGTTCTCCAAGGAGATTCCTTTCGGACATTCCACCTCGCAAGCGCCTGTGTTGGTACAGTTTCCGAAGCCTTCTTCGTCCATCTGCTTCACCATGTTCAGAACACGTGCTTTGGCTTCCACTTTTCCTTGTGGCAACAAGGCCAACTGAGAAACCTTGGCAGAAACAAACAGCATGGCCGAGGAGTTTTTGCAAGTAGCAACACAAGCACCACAACCGATACAAGTTGCAGCATCGAAAGCCTTGTCTGCATCATCCTTCGGAATTGGAAGTGCGTTCGCATCCTGCGTGTTTCCTGATGTGTTCACAGACACGAAACCCCCTGCTTGCTGAATACGATCGAACGCGCTACGATCAACCATCACATCCTTGATAACTGGGAACGCAGCCGAACGGAATGGCTCAATGTAGATGGTTTCGCCATCCTTGAACGAACGCATGTGCAACTGGCACGTAGTGATCAATCGACCTGGTCCGTGCGCTTCTCCATTGATGTATAGCGAGCACATGCCACAGATTCCTTCACGACAATCGTGGTCGAACGCCACAGGGTCTTTTCCTTCGGTGATGAGCTGCTCATTGAGCATGTCCATCATTTCCAAGAAAGATGAATCAGGCGAAACGTCCTTCAGCTCGTACGACTCCAGCGCACCTTTAGCTTTTCCGTCTTTCTGTCTCCAGACTTTGAGTGTCAAATTCATCCTTTATATGATTTCGGTATAAACGTTCTGTTTTATTATCAGGTCATTTCCAACCTT
The sequence above is drawn from the Flavobacteriales bacterium genome and encodes:
- a CDS encoding T9SS type A sorting domain-containing protein, which produces MKQLFAFLSIIVVNTHIFAQTDFCLPGARWVYYNPGSASPPELYHYLYVGDTLINGFPDVKVLKKERRIAWSPTQTEYHESNSYFRQSNDSILQLVDGEFKFMFDFNVQAGDTRIVNLDFGCSETQDTMLIDSVGTLNYQGEELTSYYFSLLLDDQLDSMDGIMEAYYVGGGNGMYVERIGLMADHPTDLFLSCVDGNTFVEYVPASFVCYTDDELAATYPDTCNLFLDAPVQEIARAEIISLQDRIQIQNAPNSTLHVYDILGKELFKERINSDNQTIDLNHLPNGILMVVVEIETGRLTKKVVKTGL
- a CDS encoding succinate dehydrogenase/fumarate reductase iron-sulfur subunit; its protein translation is MNLTLKVWRQKDGKAKGALESYELKDVSPDSSFLEMMDMLNEQLITEGKDPVAFDHDCREGICGMCSLYINGEAHGPGRLITTCQLHMRSFKDGETIYIEPFRSAAFPVIKDVMVDRSAFDRIQQAGGFVSVNTSGNTQDANALPIPKDDADKAFDAATCIGCGACVATCKNSSAMLFVSAKVSQLALLPQGKVEAKARVLNMVKQMDEEGFGNCTNTGACEVECPKGISLENIARMNREYLSASLTSED